The genomic interval AGCTGATCAAGCGGAATGAAGAGTAATTAAAAGCTATAAATTATCCTTAGCAGTCCCTCTCAAGGCGTATCTTTGCAGGCAAGATAACAGTCCCTGCGCCCATTTACCGTCTGAAAAGAATTGCGTCTCACAATGGCTACTTTGCAAAATGGAATAGTGATAGTGTCCTAATTTAAATGTAATTAAGTACCAGCAAATGGCTTGTCGATAGAGATTTCAGCTCTTTAGGCCCAACTGAAATAAAACAATGTGGGCTGGACGTATGATTGCGTTGCATCTGCATGGCCTACTAGTCATTATAATTATTAATTTGTTTTGAATTAATGTtttggtgtgtgcgtgcgtgtgcgtgcgtgtgggtgCTCCTATAATGCCATTACACCTCTAATGCCATTACACCCCACAGATAGGTGTGTTAGTGAGCCTATACAtaataacgttttttttaaatggataaACAAAGTATCGAAAGACGGTATAGAACACGGGCTCATGTTATGGACATAACCATGCATAAATCAAAACACATCATGGATCACTCATCTGGTTATGCTTGTATTTGATTATGGGCGAAAGCCACTCATCTGGTTATGTCTGCACATTTGTTTGTGGGACCAAGGCTCACGTGAATTAAATTAGCCTGCATATAtcaatatttacacacacacacacacacacacacacacacacacacacacacacacacacacacacacacacacacacacacacacacatatatatatatatatatatatatatatacaatcaATATACCTATATATTAAAAATCAATTAATGAATTATGCGCTTTCACCACTTTGTTTAGAGTAGCATTTGTGCATGCATAAGCCCATTTAGCTTTCTAATAATTTGGGTACATATCATAAAGATAAATCTAACCTATAAAAAGGCGACGTATGTGGTCTATACGCATTTGCAATTGTATAATGTGTATACATCCGTATAGTTTAGGCCTACTACTATGTTCTCGGTCTAGCATTATTTTACTGAGAATACAACAGGTAAGTTTGCAGCAGGCGAGTAGCGGTGATAATCTTGTTGGGTTTTCTTAAAACCCATATTTGGTACCATGTAGCCTACTTACCCAGAGATGCGAGACTTTATTGGATGTCGTCTCCCGTGTCCAAAAGTGTCTCCGTCATTGATTGGCCCACTGCACGTTCGAAGGGGTTCACGCGCTTCCGGTTAGTGTGGGAAACGTGTGGGAGAAGCTGAGTGATGTGAGGAGTTAGTGAAGATCGAACTGTCATATAGACAGTGGTGAAAAGCTCGTGGCTGCGAGAGGAGCGTGCGATGCCTTGTCAGTCTTGTCATAGTTGACTACCATGACACGTTGGTGCGTTACGCACGAAGGATGTCAACAATTTAGAAATCAATATGTGCACCAAATCAGAGAGGGAGTAATTCTCCTTTAGTGTGCACCGTATAGCTTCATTCTTGTCATATTTGGATTCAAATACACACAAACAAGTGGAATTGGTTAGGAGCCTGCATCGGCCCCTTTGCAACCATTTTCAGTGATGGAGGGGCAAAGGGATGTACACAGCCCGGAGTTGAGTGAAGGGGAGAGCGTTTCTCCTTCTCCAAGTCTGCCTTCGCCGCCCATCCTGCCTCTCCAAGCAGCGCAGCAGGCGCACAGAACCACCAACTTTTTTATTGACAATATTCTACGGCCAGATTTCGGCTGCAGGAAGGAGCAGGGCTTAGGTGCGAGGGAGAGGTCGCAGACTTCCAGCCGAGAGCGCGCCCACCCTTTGGTCGCCAGACCGAGTCATCCTGGAACGCCATGCCAGGATTCCAATTGCAGCAGCGACAgcacttcttcctcctcctcgtccttgGCCTTGTCTCCAACCCCCAAAAAGAGCACCTCGTCCTCGAAAGCCAACGACAGCTCCGGAGGTAGCACGCCCAAGTTCGGCGAGAACACTTCTCCTGTTATGGTTGTGAACGGCGTTAGCGGCGGCGCAGCGCCCTCCCCCGAGTCCCAACCGCTGCTGTGGCCTGCCTGGGTGTATTGCACTAGATACTCGGACAGGCCCTCATCTGGTGAGGCAATAGTTTTttaacaattttataaatgcgCAATAGTCCAATTGCAGAAATAGTAGTCTTTCCTCAATATGCTTGTATTTGATGTGTTTTAAATTAATTCATACCTTTATTTGTGAAATAAAAGTGTATTTTATACTCTCTTTTCGCACTGTGATGAAGGACAAAATATGTAGGCTATAGTGCATGCTTAGTGGTCCTGTTACTGCATGAAAATAATGACTGACTGAGTGCAAAATATAGGCTAACAGACTCAATCAATGTTCAACTGGAATCAAACCTTCTCCATTTATTACAAAACAATACAAGGAACAATAAAGCACATATAGCCCACTTGGACAATTGTGTGTTGAAATTATACATAAATACTGTAAAAGGATTGTGTAGCATCAGTATTAACCTACTGTATATTTTGTCATTTATATATTGATCTTGAGTAATGTATTGGTTTGATGCTATTCAAGATAGTCTACCAATATCTGTCTTTCACGTGGTGCAAGTTGGAAAATATTCACTGATTGGCTTAGTTGACTGATAGACTTAGTCTAGCATGTGCACAATCTACCAATAAAGTAACATGAATGGAAACAGTGAAAAATCGAGTAGTTTGTTTTCAAGAGCATATTTGAGAACATATCAGAACATGTTAACAACATGTCGTTGATGACTGTGTGGCCCAACATTACACTCTTCTTATTTGCAAGTGAAATCTTGGTCCCATGACCACTAGTTGCAtcttgtaggctaaaggcctacAACAACAAAATCCTTGCAGATGTGAAATCTTTTAAAAGAATGTAACTTAAAATTAGAACATACTCCATTAATTTAATTGAAAGAGAGATATAGTTCTTACATTTGACATAATACAACTGTAGGCTCATATAGGCTTTACGTGTATATTATTCATAACCTACAATCATTTTAATGGACCGTTttcaatatatttttaaatctcaatgagacTAGAAAAATCAAGGTTGAATATAATTAAGTTAAAGAAGGTGCACTTGAAAAAACGAGAACCTGGAAAAGAATCTCATTGCTGTCGGCATATTGAATGAATTAACAATTTTGACTGTCTTGATAGAGGATGTATATTATCTGTGTATGGACTTAGTGTAATTCTCCCCGCTTACTTTGTTAATCAATAGCAGCCTAGGCAACGTTAAATGGTAAGCATGcacaatgtttattttgtttGGGCTAAGAAAGTTCAATGGTTCCAATGCTGTTTTGGCATGTGAATAAATTAGCTTTTCATAATTAAAATACACTTGTCCAAAAGACTgcgttttatatttatttatttaattaggtaagtcagttaagaacaaattcttatttacaatgacggcctaccggggaacagtgggttaactgccttgttcaggggcagaacgacagatttgtaccttgtcagctcggggattcgatccagcaacctttcgggttactggcccaacgctctaaccactaggctacctaaagTAGGTATTGACAAAATCATTGCAAAAATAATGACAGGGAATTTAAAGATAGGCCTATATAAATcaatataaaatgtaaaaaaacaattcACTGAAGATTTTGTATTTGTGTTAGAAAAAGAAGATAGGCCTAGCATCAAATAGCCTATaaacttaaaaaataaatattaacGGATAAATTATATTTCCTGTTTCCTATCATATTGTTTATTTGTGGCTGTTTGTTTGTCTTTAGCCCCTGATAATGTtgtatatttaaatgtatactGTAGCGTACCCATACGCACATATGCCTATACCTAAATCTTCATTTTGGGCGAAATATTTTAACGTAAATTCAGGATATCTGAATGAATGCCTTTATTAGCCTATGTCAACAAAGCTAGAGATCACTGAGCTTTAATGATTATATTTTTAGTAGGCTTTTGATCAATGGTAGGCCTATAACAGACACACTTGCCAAAAGTCCTAAAACTTGTATGTTGTAAAATTGCTGTAGTTGGCTTTAAGTTTTATGGTTTTCAAATTTTAACTAAATAATTATGATAGTCGACCCACAGCTACTTCACACAAAGGCCTGCCGCTAAGTGGACCTTACTCTTTTCAGTAGCCAAATGTTATTCACAGTGATTATTAAAGGACTACCAACGGGATGGCCATAACGTTATATAGCCTACAGCAAATACTTACCCTATAATAACGTTTAGTTTATTATCGTTTATTATTAGTAGCCTACCATTATtacattgtttatttttattattatgaaTATAGGATCATGGTTATTATTAGGGTACGTTGCTTTTATTATTTGGCTATTATTATGAAGTCTAACCTAAAATCCTAAATTTAATTGTTTCTGGGTGATGAAAGCTATAGATCTCTGGCGCTCGCTGAATATTTATATTCCCGTTTTTATTGTCGTCCCTACTGTAGGCCCAAGGACACGGAAATTGAAAAAGACGAAAAACGAAAAGGAAGACAAGCGACCCAGAACGGCGTTCACGGCTGAGCAGCTTCAAAGACTGAAGACGGAGTTCCAGGCCAACCGTTACATTACGGAGCAGAGGAGACAGTCTCTAGCCCAGGAGCTCAACCTCAATGAGTCACAAATCAAAATCTGGTTCCAGAACAAACGGGCCAAAATCAAAAAGGCCAACGGCTATAAGAACGGCCTGGCTCTCCAGCTCATGGCGCAAGGATTGTACAACCATTCCACCACCACCATTCAGGAAGACAAGGAGGAGAGTGACTGAGCCTTCGCTTGCCCCAAATGTGCTACAAACTCGGAAAACTATGGTGCAGGAGTCACCTTTTGGGGACGAAATATTTGTGGATAGTCAAGGCTAGTGTAAAATATGTTCAATTTGTTGATAGGCTTGTGTATGAACATAAACGATAAAAATATGCATACACGCTACGAACATGATGGAAAATGAATAGCCAAAAATTAGACTGTATAGATAATTTAAGGAGAAAGGGATACAGTACTACTCACCCTGCACTTGGATAATGATATGATTGCTATCTTTGTCGCTTTAGGCCTAATGTGTGATCTCTCTCTTATATCAAACCTCGGTGAATTTACAGACTGCGTGATCTGCCACTTCAAGCCAAAGATTTTATCGAAATAACAGCCTGGAAAAAAAAACATCTATGAATCTCTCTCTTATAGACTATACTTTCTTCCTGAACTGCGAGTCCCTAACAATCAGTAGGCCACTGTTTTTTTTTCGTTGCCTGCCGCTTGATGTATTGCCTCAACTACGTGTGGGCCTGAAAGATTGGCCTATATGACTCATCTCGTGTTGGATTCGCGATATCTTGGAATACTACAACGAAATATATGTGATCTCCCTCGACAGTTAGAGGGAGTATATTATCTACTACATCTAAACCATGTTTCCAAATTAACATTTTTATATTGGAAAAAAGGCAACACTACTCTTTTTTTGTATTGTGCACTACTCTGTGCAATAGGTTCAATGATTAAATTAATAAATCGTAGTGTTTATGGAGTTGGTTTACAGCTCATTGATTCAAGTGAGTGGGGTCACTGTATCCATATTCACATGGTGTATTCTACAAAAGAACATTTTATTATGAGGCATAATGACATCAGGCCTGGTCAGAGCGTTGCAGGGCATGACATTGCCTAGCCGTGCACTACTACAGCTTTCAGTCATTTGTGTTGCACTACAAAGATAAAACTCACAATTTGCTCGTGTAACGAATGAGAGCCAGTCAGCGCACGCGGCTCAAAGTGCGGCTGGATTCATAGGTCACGCTACTCTCTTCTAGATCATGCGCACGGTCTGTGTGCACAAGGTTGGGTCCACGAGTATGTAAGATTTCTTCCTTTTTCACTTTAGGCCTATATTGCaggtaaataaaaaatgaaaataacaTCATTAATGACAATTATACTCAGAATGACATGCCTTATTCTTGCATTCTTGTAGATATAACATTTCGATTAAAAACATCTTCCCAAACATTTGGATATTATAGCCTGATCAGTTGAAAATAAATTATTAATTTGAATTCTGACCTGCTCACAATATAGAGCTGCGTCTTATCTAAAAGGATGAAAACGAAGAGCAGGTAAATAGCCTTTAATGAAGTCCATAAAACTCAATAGGAAACGCACCCTAATGGACTAGATCACATTTGAAGCATAATAAGGTGTTCTTTCCTTTTCCGGGGATAAACGGGCCCagataaataataatacattttgttTTCCGTGCAGAGCACTCTTTGCACTGCACTTTTTGTACAAATGTGGCTTATTTTTTGATTAAAGAGAATACACAATACATCTTATAGGCTTATAACAACGATGCATGAAGGAAGACTATTGACACGCAACCTCTACCAGCCTATTCACCAGGAATGTAGGCCGAAGGCTGTCGTAAACATAATAAGTAAACTGTAGCCTATAGATCGTTTTACAGTTATGAGCAAACTGACAAAtattcagttctctctctccctctctctctctctctctctccctctctctctctctcaattcaattaaattcaaggggctttattggcatgggaaacacgtgttaacattgccaaagcaagtgaggtagataatatacaaaaatgaaataagcaatacaaatgaacagtaaacattacacatacagaagtttcaaaacaataaagtttcaaaacaataaagacattacaaatgtcatattatatatatatatatatatatatatatatatgtgtgtgtgatatatatatatacagtgttgtaacaatgtacaaatggttaaagtaagtaactctctctgtctctatctctctctctctctctctctctctctctctctctctctctgtgtgtgtgtgtttgtgcgagta from Oncorhynchus kisutch isolate 150728-3 linkage group LG26, Okis_V2, whole genome shotgun sequence carries:
- the LOC109871412 gene encoding homeobox protein engrailed-1-B-like, with amino-acid sequence MEGQRDVHSPELSEGESVSPSPSLPSPPILPLQAAQQAHRTTNFFIDNILRPDFGCRKEQGLGARERSQTSSRERAHPLVARPSHPGTPCQDSNCSSDSTSSSSSSLALSPTPKKSTSSSKANDSSGGSTPKFGENTSPVMVVNGVSGGAAPSPESQPLLWPAWVYCTRYSDRPSSGPRTRKLKKTKNEKEDKRPRTAFTAEQLQRLKTEFQANRYITEQRRQSLAQELNLNESQIKIWFQNKRAKIKKANGYKNGLALQLMAQGLYNHSTTTIQEDKEESD